From the genome of Cellvibrio japonicus Ueda107, one region includes:
- a CDS encoding sugar phosphate isomerase/epimerase family protein, whose protein sequence is MKTLKGPAIFLAQFLGDEAPFNTLDSIAAWAAGLGFKGVQVPTWDKRVFDLEQAATSPEYCAQFQATLAQHGLEVTELSTHLQGQLVAVHPAYDDMFDGFAPESLRANPKARQAWAVEQLLLAAKASKNLGLKAHATFSGALLWPYLYPWPQRPAGLVESGFAELAKRWLPILDAFDAAGVDVCYEIHPGEDLHDGATFERFLAAVNHHPRANILFDPSHFVLQQLDYVAFIDRYHARIKMFHVKDAEFNPSAQQGVYGGYENWVDRAGRFRSLGDGQVDFKQIFSKFAAYDYSGWAVLEWECCLKHPEEGAKEGALFIREHIIRVTERAFDDFAKSGIDDAKNRKILGL, encoded by the coding sequence ATGAAAACCCTGAAAGGGCCCGCCATTTTTTTAGCCCAATTCCTCGGCGATGAAGCGCCATTCAATACCCTCGATTCGATTGCCGCCTGGGCGGCGGGTTTGGGTTTTAAGGGGGTTCAGGTTCCCACCTGGGATAAGCGGGTATTCGACCTGGAGCAGGCGGCAACCAGCCCGGAATACTGTGCGCAATTCCAGGCAACCCTGGCGCAACACGGCCTGGAAGTGACAGAGTTGTCCACCCATTTGCAAGGCCAGTTGGTAGCTGTGCACCCGGCCTATGACGATATGTTTGATGGTTTTGCGCCCGAGTCCCTGCGTGCCAATCCCAAGGCGCGCCAAGCCTGGGCGGTGGAGCAATTGTTGTTAGCGGCCAAGGCCAGTAAAAACCTTGGCCTCAAGGCCCATGCGACCTTTTCCGGCGCCTTGTTGTGGCCCTATCTCTATCCCTGGCCACAGCGCCCGGCGGGTTTGGTGGAAAGCGGTTTCGCCGAATTGGCCAAGCGCTGGCTACCGATTCTCGATGCCTTTGATGCTGCCGGTGTGGATGTCTGCTATGAAATCCACCCCGGTGAAGACCTGCACGATGGCGCGACCTTTGAGCGCTTTCTCGCGGCGGTGAATCATCACCCGCGCGCGAACATTTTGTTTGACCCCTCGCACTTTGTATTGCAGCAACTGGATTATGTAGCCTTTATTGATCGCTATCACGCGCGCATCAAAATGTTCCATGTGAAGGATGCGGAATTTAATCCCAGTGCCCAACAGGGCGTCTATGGCGGTTATGAGAATTGGGTGGATCGCGCCGGGCGTTTTCGCTCATTGGGCGATGGCCAGGTGGACTTTAAGCAAATTTTTTCCAAGTTCGCGGCCTACGATTACAGCGGTTGGGCGGTGCTTGAGTGGGAGTGCTGCCTGAAGCACCCTGAAGAGGGCGCCAAAGAGGGCGCGCTATTTATCCGCGAGCATATTATCCGTGTAACGGAGCGCGCGTTTGATGACTTTGCCAAGAGCGGTATCGACGACGCTAAAAACCGTAAGATTCTGGGGCTGTGA
- a CDS encoding CPBP family intramembrane glutamic endopeptidase has translation MLLLVAAVYRYRPMPVWQRVLCWLAMVPLAFWAATHRPEDFSYPLLLQLTNTDGAVTFSLYANLAKGLVGILLLALLWPARREVDFRAPVSLRWLVLLASPLLIVGVAAPLLGLQWQPKLIEQIAIFAWANLLLTCVAEEAFLRLLLQLPMIRVLQAWTQHRWLQEALPLLLVTVIFVLIHSGLSGAAIWVYGLAGFLYGLSYTLSKNVFFPIAVHCAVNLLHFSLLSYPGN, from the coding sequence ATGCTGCTGTTAGTTGCGGCGGTTTATCGCTACAGGCCTATGCCTGTCTGGCAGCGCGTGCTGTGCTGGTTGGCAATGGTACCCTTGGCGTTTTGGGCGGCGACTCATCGACCCGAGGATTTTTCCTATCCGCTGTTGTTGCAATTAACCAATACAGATGGCGCGGTGACTTTTTCGTTGTATGCCAACCTGGCCAAGGGTTTGGTAGGAATACTCTTGCTGGCCCTGCTTTGGCCGGCGCGCCGTGAGGTGGATTTTCGCGCGCCGGTATCTCTACGATGGTTAGTGCTATTGGCCTCACCGCTATTGATTGTGGGTGTTGCTGCGCCTTTACTGGGGCTGCAATGGCAGCCAAAGCTGATTGAGCAGATTGCCATTTTTGCCTGGGCGAATTTGTTGCTGACGTGTGTGGCGGAAGAAGCGTTTTTACGTTTGCTGTTACAACTGCCAATGATTCGGGTATTGCAAGCCTGGACGCAACATCGATGGTTGCAAGAGGCCCTGCCCCTGCTATTGGTAACGGTTATTTTTGTACTGATTCATTCCGGCCTATCCGGGGCTGCTATCTGGGTGTATGGATTGGCGGGTTTTCTGTATGGATTGAGTTATACCCTGAGTAAGAATGTTTTTTTTCCCATCGCTGTGCATTGCGCGGTAAATCTGCTGCACTTTTCCCTGTTGAGCTATCCCGGTAATTAG
- the dnaJ gene encoding molecular chaperone DnaJ, giving the protein MAKRDYYEVLGVEKDVDAADLKKAYRRVAMKYHPDRNPDDPSAEEKFKEANEAYEVLSDENKRAAYDRFGHAGVDGQGGMGGGTGGAGFGSFSDIFGDVFGDIFGGGRGGRGGPSRGSDLRYNLELSLEEAVKGTSVQIKVPTLVSCKTCDGSGAKPGSKPVTCTTCGGHGQVRMQQGFFSVQQTCPSCRGRGTIIADPCKSCHGQGRLEETKTLQVKVPAGVDTGDRIRLSGEGEAGADGGPSGDLYVQVNVRKHPIFQRDGADLYCEVPIDFVDAALGGELEVPTLDGRVKLKVPPETQTGKLFKLRGKGVTPVRGGGVGDLLCRVVVETPVNLTARQKELLKEFQATMKGGKFSPKKDSWFDGVKKFFNE; this is encoded by the coding sequence ATGGCAAAGCGTGATTACTACGAAGTGCTCGGCGTCGAAAAAGATGTCGATGCCGCCGATTTGAAAAAAGCCTACCGCCGCGTGGCAATGAAATATCACCCGGATCGCAACCCGGATGATCCATCGGCAGAGGAAAAATTCAAAGAGGCCAACGAAGCCTACGAAGTGCTCTCGGATGAAAACAAGCGCGCGGCCTATGATCGCTTCGGCCACGCCGGTGTGGATGGTCAGGGTGGCATGGGAGGAGGCACCGGTGGCGCTGGCTTTGGTAGCTTCAGCGATATTTTTGGCGATGTCTTCGGCGATATCTTTGGTGGCGGACGCGGTGGCCGCGGCGGCCCCAGCCGCGGCTCCGACCTGCGCTATAACCTTGAATTAAGCCTGGAAGAAGCCGTAAAAGGCACCAGCGTACAAATCAAGGTACCGACACTGGTGAGCTGTAAAACCTGTGATGGTTCAGGTGCAAAACCCGGCAGCAAACCTGTCACCTGTACCACCTGTGGCGGTCATGGCCAGGTGCGTATGCAACAGGGCTTCTTCTCGGTGCAGCAAACCTGTCCGAGCTGTCGCGGGCGTGGCACTATCATTGCTGACCCTTGTAAGTCCTGCCATGGCCAGGGGCGCCTGGAAGAAACCAAAACCCTGCAGGTTAAAGTCCCGGCGGGTGTGGATACCGGTGATCGTATCCGCTTGTCGGGCGAGGGAGAAGCCGGTGCTGATGGCGGCCCAAGCGGTGATTTGTATGTGCAGGTGAATGTGCGCAAACACCCGATCTTCCAGCGCGATGGCGCCGACCTCTATTGCGAAGTGCCTATCGATTTTGTGGATGCCGCCCTCGGTGGCGAATTGGAAGTGCCCACATTGGATGGCCGGGTAAAACTCAAGGTGCCACCCGAAACCCAAACCGGCAAGCTCTTCAAGTTGCGTGGCAAGGGGGTAACCCCGGTGCGTGGCGGTGGGGTTGGGGACTTGCTCTGTCGTGTCGTCGTGGAAACCCCGGTCAACCTCACTGCCAGGCAGAAAGAGTTATTAAAGGAATTCCAGGCAACCATGAAAGGCGGGAAGTTCTCGCCGAAAAAGGATTCCTGGTTTGATGGGGTAAAGAAGTTTTTTAACGAGTAG
- the dnaK gene encoding molecular chaperone DnaK: protein MGKIIGIDLGTTNSCVSILEGGAPKVIENAEGDRTTPSIIAFTNDGEILVGQSAKRQAVTNPHNTLFAVKRLIGRKFKDDVVQKDISMVPYKIVAADNGDAWVEVKGEKKAPPQISAEVLKKMKKTAEDYLGEKVTEAVITVPAYFNDSQRQATKDAGKIAGLDVKRIINEPTAAALAYGLDKGKGDHTIAVYDLGGGTFDISIIEIADVDGEHQFEVLSTNGDTFLGGEDFDMRLIEFLADSFKKDTGIDLHNDPLALQRLKEAAEKAKIELSSSQQTEVNLPYITADATGPKHLVVKLTRAKLESLVEDLVNKSLEPVKQAIKDSGKSISDIDDVILVGGQTRMPLVQKAVADYFGKEPRKDVNPDEAVAIGAAIQGAVLAGDVKDVLLLDVTPLTLGIETMGGVATPLIEKNTTIPTKKSQVFSTADDNQTAVTIHVVQGERKQASQNKSLGRFDLADIPPAPRGMPQIEVTFDIDANGILNVSAKDKATGKEQSIVIKASSGLSDDEIQKMVKDAEANAEADRKFAELVGARNTLEGLIHATQKTVKEAGDKATADEKAAIDAAVKEAEEAVKGDDLARIEAATTKLTEASSSLAQKLYAEQQAAGAGAQQADGTGKAADDGVVDAEFEEVKEDNK, encoded by the coding sequence ATGGGCAAAATTATCGGTATCGACTTGGGTACCACCAACTCTTGCGTATCTATTTTGGAAGGCGGCGCACCTAAGGTCATCGAAAACGCCGAAGGTGATCGCACCACGCCCTCCATTATCGCGTTCACTAACGATGGCGAAATCCTGGTTGGCCAATCCGCCAAGCGCCAGGCTGTCACCAATCCGCACAATACCCTGTTTGCGGTTAAGCGCTTAATCGGCCGCAAATTTAAAGACGATGTGGTGCAAAAAGACATCTCCATGGTGCCCTACAAAATTGTGGCGGCCGACAACGGCGATGCCTGGGTGGAAGTGAAAGGCGAGAAGAAAGCGCCACCGCAAATTTCTGCCGAAGTGCTGAAGAAAATGAAGAAAACCGCCGAGGATTATCTCGGTGAGAAAGTGACCGAAGCGGTCATCACCGTACCGGCTTACTTCAACGACTCCCAGCGTCAAGCCACCAAGGACGCCGGTAAAATTGCCGGCCTCGATGTAAAACGTATCATCAATGAGCCCACCGCAGCGGCCCTGGCCTATGGCCTGGATAAAGGCAAGGGCGATCACACCATCGCTGTGTATGACCTGGGTGGTGGTACCTTCGATATTTCCATTATCGAAATCGCCGATGTTGATGGCGAGCACCAGTTTGAAGTCTTGTCCACCAATGGTGACACCTTCCTCGGCGGTGAAGATTTCGATATGCGCTTGATCGAATTCCTGGCGGATTCCTTCAAGAAAGATACCGGTATAGATCTGCACAACGATCCGCTGGCATTGCAACGCCTGAAAGAAGCGGCAGAAAAAGCCAAGATCGAATTGTCTTCCAGCCAGCAAACCGAAGTGAACCTGCCTTACATCACGGCCGATGCGACAGGTCCCAAGCACCTGGTGGTCAAACTTACCCGCGCCAAACTGGAGTCGCTGGTAGAAGATCTGGTCAACAAGTCCCTGGAGCCGGTAAAACAGGCGATCAAGGATTCGGGCAAATCGATCAGTGATATTGACGATGTGATTCTGGTCGGTGGCCAGACCCGTATGCCGCTGGTGCAAAAAGCAGTAGCCGATTATTTCGGTAAAGAGCCACGCAAAGACGTTAACCCTGACGAAGCTGTAGCGATTGGTGCGGCGATCCAGGGCGCGGTATTGGCTGGCGATGTGAAAGACGTGTTGCTGCTGGACGTCACCCCACTCACCCTGGGTATCGAAACCATGGGCGGTGTAGCGACGCCGCTGATTGAGAAAAACACCACGATTCCCACCAAGAAATCGCAGGTTTTCTCGACGGCGGATGACAACCAAACGGCGGTAACCATCCATGTGGTCCAGGGTGAGCGCAAGCAGGCGTCACAGAACAAGTCACTGGGTCGTTTTGACCTGGCAGACATTCCGCCTGCACCGCGCGGTATGCCGCAAATTGAAGTGACCTTCGACATCGACGCTAACGGTATTTTGAACGTGAGTGCGAAAGACAAGGCTACGGGTAAAGAGCAGTCTATCGTGATCAAGGCTTCTTCCGGCCTGAGCGATGACGAAATCCAGAAAATGGTGAAGGACGCTGAGGCCAATGCCGAAGCTGACCGCAAGTTCGCCGAGCTGGTGGGGGCGCGCAATACCCTTGAAGGTTTGATCCACGCTACCCAGAAAACCGTGAAAGAAGCCGGTGATAAAGCCACGGCTGATGAAAAGGCTGCTATTGATGCCGCGGTCAAAGAAGCAGAAGAGGCGGTGAAGGGCGATGATCTGGCCAGGATCGAAGCTGCCACGACCAAGCTCACCGAAGCTTCCAGCTCTCTGGCACAAAAGCTTTACGCTGAACAGCAAGCGGCAGGTGCGGGTGCGCAACAAGCGGATGGCACGGGTAAAGCGGCGGATGATGGTGTCGTGGATGCCGAGTTCGAGGAAGTGAAAGAAGACAACAAATAA
- the grpE gene encoding nucleotide exchange factor GrpE has translation MSHQDYTDTQKATDPDVEAMQAAEGAEPQAQGEVTIESLQAQLATLAAAYEAAKDQSLRTQAEAQNIRRRAEQDVEKAHKFGLERIVSDLLPVVDNLERALASIDANDEALKAAAEGIQLTHKTFVDALARHQVLVVDPVGAPFDPNLHQAVSAVPNPDVEPNTVLNCFQRGYTLHGRLVRPAMVVVSKAP, from the coding sequence GTGTCCCACCAAGACTACACCGATACCCAGAAGGCCACTGATCCCGATGTGGAAGCTATGCAGGCTGCCGAAGGCGCCGAGCCACAAGCCCAGGGTGAAGTGACTATCGAAAGTTTACAGGCGCAGCTGGCTACGCTGGCCGCTGCCTATGAAGCGGCCAAGGACCAATCGCTGCGCACCCAGGCCGAAGCCCAGAATATCCGCCGTCGCGCGGAACAGGATGTGGAAAAAGCCCACAAGTTTGGCCTGGAAAGAATCGTCAGCGATTTGCTGCCCGTTGTGGACAACCTGGAGCGTGCCCTGGCATCCATCGATGCCAACGATGAAGCACTTAAGGCCGCGGCAGAGGGTATTCAGCTCACGCACAAAACCTTTGTCGATGCACTGGCCCGTCACCAAGTGTTGGTCGTCGATCCGGTGGGGGCCCCCTTTGATCCCAATCTGCATCAAGCGGTTTCCGCGGTGCCCAATCCCGATGTTGAACCCAATACCGTACTGAATTGTTTCCAGCGCGGTTATACCCTGCACGGTCGCCTGGTGCGCCCGGCGATGGTGGTGGTCTCCAAGGCTCCGTGA
- a CDS encoding methyl-accepting chemotaxis protein: MSLRIKIWILSSLILVGLLGMMLIGLLTLRYSSNLDNHARVEQLLNSTYATVVKMEQLAATNVLDDATAKQIATELLRNNVYHKSEYVYVADEKLNFIATPLDPQLHGTSFHEFKDGQGRSVGDILLRAVEKAKGQLASYTWTQRQADGSIEDKLSVAKLSPRWNWVVGTGIGFNEVNARFWDTARWQMMICLLVMLVIVIPVVVFSRRLERGLGAELRDVLSLVRAVANGDLTERQQHSVDEESIFGSALRMRYALRGMIGSISQAVGQLHRISDDIVHKAETSNAMAEDQSENTIKIASAAEEFNLQTKDAMVQAKAATSQTDAASRTALQGQQLISSAVKRFEEIDQSVVQTQGSIDDLAQRINSISAVISVISEVANQTNLLALNAAIEAARAGDQGRGFAVVADEVRQLALRTTQATQEISDTITAVQSSSRVAKQNMDDMVDQLKQGITQTRQGGAIVETVRHETEEVAKIVAHIGNALIEHVTASSLILDYVTHVERSSLGTKEAAHGTLVASQQIRAASDSLSHQLEGFTL, from the coding sequence ATGTCCTTGCGTATAAAAATCTGGATTCTGTCCAGCCTGATTCTTGTTGGCCTGCTGGGAATGATGTTGATAGGACTCCTGACCCTGCGTTACTCCAGCAACCTGGATAACCACGCTCGCGTAGAGCAGTTGTTGAATAGCACCTATGCCACCGTGGTAAAAATGGAGCAACTGGCTGCCACTAACGTTTTGGATGACGCGACTGCAAAACAGATAGCGACCGAGCTGTTGCGCAATAACGTCTACCACAAGTCCGAATATGTCTATGTGGCCGATGAGAAACTCAACTTTATCGCTACCCCCCTCGATCCCCAATTGCACGGCACCAGCTTCCACGAATTTAAGGATGGACAAGGCCGCAGTGTAGGCGACATCCTCCTGCGCGCCGTAGAAAAAGCCAAAGGCCAGCTAGCCAGTTATACCTGGACGCAAAGGCAGGCGGATGGCTCCATCGAAGACAAACTCTCTGTTGCCAAACTCTCCCCTCGCTGGAACTGGGTCGTGGGCACAGGTATCGGCTTTAACGAGGTAAACGCCCGCTTCTGGGATACGGCGCGCTGGCAAATGATGATCTGCCTGCTGGTGATGCTGGTCATTGTGATCCCCGTTGTGGTTTTCTCCCGTCGCCTGGAGCGCGGCCTGGGGGCGGAATTGCGCGATGTGCTGAGCCTGGTGCGCGCCGTGGCCAACGGCGACCTGACTGAGCGCCAGCAGCACTCTGTCGATGAAGAAAGTATCTTTGGGTCGGCCCTGCGCATGCGCTACGCCCTGCGCGGTATGATCGGCAGCATCTCCCAGGCCGTGGGCCAGTTGCACCGCATCAGCGACGATATAGTCCACAAGGCGGAAACCAGTAATGCCATGGCGGAAGACCAAAGCGAAAACACCATCAAGATCGCCTCGGCCGCTGAAGAATTTAACCTGCAAACCAAAGATGCCATGGTCCAGGCCAAAGCGGCCACCAGCCAGACTGATGCCGCTTCACGCACCGCCCTCCAGGGCCAGCAATTGATTTCCAGCGCGGTGAAGCGCTTCGAGGAAATTGACCAGAGCGTGGTGCAAACCCAGGGCAGTATCGATGATCTGGCACAGCGGATTAACAGTATTTCTGCCGTTATTTCGGTCATCAGCGAAGTTGCCAACCAAACCAACCTGCTCGCCCTCAACGCCGCCATTGAAGCCGCTCGCGCCGGAGACCAGGGGCGGGGCTTCGCGGTAGTCGCCGACGAGGTTCGCCAATTAGCCCTGCGCACCACCCAGGCCACCCAGGAAATCAGCGACACCATTACTGCGGTCCAGAGCTCCAGCCGGGTTGCCAAGCAAAATATGGATGACATGGTTGACCAATTGAAACAGGGCATCACCCAAACCCGCCAGGGTGGTGCTATCGTTGAAACCGTACGCCATGAAACCGAGGAGGTAGCTAAGATAGTTGCCCACATTGGCAATGCCCTGATCGAGCATGTCACCGCCTCCAGCCTGATCCTCGACTATGTCACCCACGTGGAGCGCTCCTCACTGGGCACCAAGGAAGCCGCCCATGGCACCCTGGTGGCATCCCAGCAAATACGTGCAGCCTCGGATTCGCTCAGTCATCAATTGGAAGGTTTCACCCTTTAG
- the recN gene encoding DNA repair protein RecN translates to MLTHLTIHNFTLVDHLELELKPGMTVITGETGAGKSILLDALGQTLGDRAEAERVRTGASKADISASFDIRQIPPAREWLASHDLLQEENPQECLLRRVIGADGKSKAYINGQPATLQQLRTLGEILIDIHSQHEHQSLLVKDTHRRLVDEFAGQTELARQVRQAWREWQSRLEHYLHLRDNAAEVSARFQLLSYQANELEQLNLQPGELAKLESEQRSLANAEDILRGSQQLAAFCGDEEQGLSVNLHRALHILRNLPEKSAALSSAEDLLTSAQIQVEEAQHEIERHIDQFNLDPERLVQVEERLSAIYDLARKHRIHAEELPEFIAKLNAELEQLDSGDARLDQLAQQVEQAERSYRQVAEQLSAKRNKAGTSLAKQVNEQLKALAMDNAKFSVSLIPLDKPGAPGLEEVEFLISTNPGQAPRALAKVASGGELSRISLAIQVVTAQTSAIPTLVFDEVDVGIGGATGEVVGRLLRQLGDKGQVICVTHLAQVASQGHQHLQVIKTASKKTAESTLVELVGDAKVEEIARMLGGIKVTEQSLAHAREMLGST, encoded by the coding sequence ATGCTCACCCATCTGACCATCCACAATTTCACCCTGGTAGATCACCTGGAGCTGGAGCTCAAGCCGGGCATGACCGTGATTACCGGGGAGACCGGTGCGGGCAAGTCCATCCTGCTCGATGCCCTGGGGCAGACCCTGGGCGATCGCGCCGAGGCCGAACGGGTGCGCACCGGTGCCAGTAAAGCTGACATCAGCGCCAGTTTCGATATCCGCCAGATTCCCCCGGCGCGCGAATGGCTCGCCAGCCACGACCTGTTGCAGGAAGAGAATCCGCAGGAATGCCTGCTGCGGCGCGTTATAGGCGCCGACGGCAAATCCAAGGCCTATATCAACGGCCAGCCGGCCACCTTGCAGCAGTTGCGCACCCTGGGGGAAATATTGATCGACATCCACAGCCAGCACGAGCATCAATCACTGCTGGTTAAAGATACCCATCGCCGCCTGGTGGATGAATTCGCCGGACAGACAGAATTGGCCAGACAGGTACGCCAGGCCTGGCGCGAATGGCAAAGCCGTTTGGAACACTATCTCCACCTGCGCGATAACGCCGCCGAGGTCAGCGCGCGCTTCCAGTTACTCAGTTACCAGGCCAATGAACTGGAGCAACTCAACCTGCAACCGGGCGAACTGGCCAAGCTCGAAAGCGAACAGCGCAGCCTGGCCAATGCCGAGGACATACTGCGCGGCAGCCAGCAATTAGCCGCTTTTTGTGGCGATGAGGAACAGGGACTGAGCGTTAACCTGCACCGCGCCCTGCACATACTGCGCAACCTGCCGGAAAAATCCGCCGCGCTCAGCAGCGCCGAGGACTTACTGACCAGCGCACAAATCCAGGTGGAAGAGGCCCAACACGAGATTGAGCGCCATATCGACCAGTTCAACCTCGACCCCGAGCGCCTGGTCCAGGTGGAAGAGCGCTTGTCGGCTATTTACGACCTGGCGCGCAAGCATCGTATTCACGCCGAGGAACTGCCCGAATTTATCGCCAAACTCAATGCCGAGCTGGAGCAACTGGATAGCGGGGATGCCCGGCTGGATCAACTGGCACAGCAGGTGGAGCAGGCCGAGCGCAGCTATCGCCAGGTGGCGGAACAACTGTCCGCCAAGCGCAACAAGGCCGGAACCAGCCTGGCAAAACAGGTCAATGAACAGCTCAAAGCCCTGGCAATGGACAATGCCAAATTTAGTGTCAGCCTGATCCCCCTGGACAAACCCGGCGCCCCGGGACTGGAAGAGGTGGAATTCCTGATCAGTACCAACCCCGGACAGGCGCCGCGCGCACTGGCCAAGGTTGCCTCCGGTGGTGAGCTATCGCGCATCAGCCTGGCCATCCAGGTGGTTACTGCACAGACCTCGGCCATCCCGACCCTGGTATTCGACGAGGTGGATGTGGGTATCGGCGGTGCAACCGGAGAAGTGGTGGGGCGCCTGTTGCGCCAATTGGGGGACAAGGGGCAGGTTATCTGCGTCACACACCTGGCCCAGGTAGCCAGCCAGGGGCATCAACATTTACAGGTGATCAAAACCGCCAGCAAAAAAACCGCCGAATCCACCCTGGTGGAATTGGTCGGTGACGCCAAGGTGGAAGAAATTGCCCGCATGTTGGGCGGTATCAAGGTCACCGAGCAGTCCCTGGCCCATGCGCGCGAAATGCTCGGCAGCACTTGA
- the fur gene encoding ferric iron uptake transcriptional regulator, producing the protein MADENQELRKAGLKVTLPRVKILQMLESSEQHHMSAEDVYKALMEQGDDVGLATVYRVLTQFESAGLVVRHNFDSGHSVFEVSRGDHHDHMVDIDTGSIIEFHNEEIEALQKRIAAEYGYDLTDHSLVLYVKKKRN; encoded by the coding sequence ATGGCTGATGAAAACCAGGAACTGCGTAAGGCGGGACTTAAAGTAACGCTGCCGCGTGTGAAAATTTTGCAGATGCTGGAGTCCTCTGAACAGCATCACATGAGTGCGGAAGATGTTTACAAGGCGCTGATGGAGCAAGGCGATGATGTGGGCTTGGCAACGGTGTATCGGGTGCTGACTCAATTTGAAAGTGCTGGTTTGGTAGTTCGTCATAATTTTGATAGTGGCCATTCGGTCTTTGAAGTATCGCGCGGTGATCACCACGATCACATGGTCGATATAGATACTGGCAGCATCATTGAGTTCCATAACGAAGAGATCGAAGCCTTGCAAAAGCGCATCGCCGCCGAATATGGCTATGACCTCACCGACCACAGCCTTGTGCTTTATGTGAAAAAGAAGCGCAATTGA
- a CDS encoding outer membrane protein assembly factor BamE, with product MKLASRSLLALILTMSLAGCSNFRFPWVHKINVQQGHIVTQDMVSQLKIGMTKRQVRFVLGNSLLPDTFNDDRWDYPYSIRKGSDGDITSYLFTVYFENDKLARYDGDYLPGKAPMSGENSDRYLEDTKRDMPLPSNDEDLPPPEVPVE from the coding sequence ATGAAATTAGCAAGTCGCTCGCTCCTCGCTCTCATCCTTACCATGAGCCTGGCGGGCTGTTCGAACTTCCGCTTCCCCTGGGTGCACAAAATCAATGTCCAGCAAGGCCATATCGTTACCCAGGACATGGTCAGCCAGTTGAAAATCGGTATGACCAAACGCCAGGTGCGCTTTGTGTTAGGTAATAGCCTGCTGCCCGATACCTTCAATGATGATCGCTGGGATTACCCTTACAGCATCCGCAAGGGTTCCGATGGCGATATTACTTCCTACCTGTTTACGGTTTACTTTGAAAACGACAAGTTAGCGCGTTATGACGGCGATTACCTGCCGGGTAAAGCCCCCATGAGCGGTGAAAATTCTGACCGCTACCTTGAGGATACCAAGCGCGATATGCCTTTGCCTTCCAACGATGAAGACCTTCCGCCACCGGAAGTACCCGTAGAGTAA